Proteins from one Deinococcus actinosclerus genomic window:
- a CDS encoding homoaconitate hydratase (catalyzes the formation of homoisocitrate from cis-homoaconitate), protein MARIWKFGDSVNTDDILPGKFAPFMAGEDVFQTFAFHYIRPEFAAGVRPGDVLIGGRNWGLGSSREYAPQALKKLQVGGIVAPSFARIHYRNLLNLGIPAFEYDLTGLLEDGDEVALDVPTGVLTYAGGTVRLPPPPEFLREALAEGSILAFFKKHGRFPGEEA, encoded by the coding sequence ATGGCCCGCATCTGGAAATTTGGCGACAGCGTGAACACGGACGACATCCTGCCGGGCAAGTTCGCGCCGTTCATGGCGGGCGAGGACGTGTTCCAGACGTTCGCGTTCCATTACATCCGCCCGGAGTTCGCAGCCGGGGTGCGGCCCGGCGACGTGCTGATCGGCGGGCGCAACTGGGGCCTGGGCAGCAGCCGCGAGTACGCCCCGCAGGCGCTGAAGAAGTTGCAGGTGGGCGGGATCGTCGCGCCCAGCTTCGCGCGCATCCACTACCGCAACCTGCTGAACCTGGGCATCCCGGCGTTCGAGTACGACCTGACCGGGCTGCTGGAGGACGGGGACGAGGTGGCCCTGGACGTGCCGACGGGCGTCCTGACGTACGCGGGCGGGACGGTGCGGCTGCCGCCGCCGCCGGAATTCCTGCGTGAGGCCCTGGCCGAGGGGAGCATCCTGGCGTTCTTCAAGAAGCACGGGCGCTTCCCGGGCGAGGAGGCGTAA
- the lysW gene encoding lysine biosynthesis protein LysW: MATVQFENPDTGATIELTNPELGELVIDDETGVEYEVVSIDPPRLEAAPQEAEDWGE, from the coding sequence ATGGCTACCGTTCAATTTGAAAATCCCGATACCGGCGCGACCATCGAACTGACCAACCCCGAGCTGGGCGAACTCGTCATCGACGACGAGACCGGCGTGGAATACGAGGTCGTCTCCATCGACCCCCCCCGCCTCGAGGCCGCCCCGCAGGAAGCGGAGGACTGGGGCGAGTAA
- the lysX gene encoding lysine biosynthesis protein LysX, which yields MADLAVLYDRIRPDEKMLFEALDALGVPYDKVYTPQLKVTFDEHGRAGVPWKVAIERCVSQSRGHGVTRALEGFGVKVINPAHVIELCGDKLATNAALHAHGLPTPRTGVAFDGDTALHLIEEMGYPVVLKPTVGSWGRMVSRLNDRAAAEAVIEHKEVLGGPQHGIFYVQELINKPGRDIRAFVVGGTCIGAIYRTSEHWITNTARGAKASNCPVTPEIADLAGKAAAAVQGQIVAIDLVEDPGAQNEWGGLKIIEINHTMEFKNSVATTGVNIPRRMGEYAISLL from the coding sequence ATGGCCGACCTCGCCGTCCTGTACGACCGCATCCGCCCCGACGAGAAGATGCTCTTCGAGGCCCTCGACGCCCTCGGCGTTCCCTACGACAAGGTCTACACCCCGCAGCTGAAGGTCACCTTCGACGAGCACGGCCGCGCCGGCGTGCCCTGGAAGGTCGCCATCGAACGCTGCGTCAGCCAGAGCCGCGGCCACGGCGTGACCCGCGCGCTGGAGGGCTTCGGGGTGAAGGTCATCAACCCCGCGCACGTCATCGAACTGTGCGGCGACAAACTCGCCACGAACGCCGCCCTGCACGCCCACGGCCTGCCCACCCCCCGCACCGGCGTGGCCTTCGACGGCGACACGGCCCTGCACCTCATCGAGGAGATGGGCTACCCGGTCGTCCTGAAACCCACCGTGGGGTCCTGGGGCCGCATGGTCAGCCGCCTGAACGACCGCGCCGCCGCCGAGGCCGTCATCGAGCACAAGGAAGTCCTGGGCGGCCCGCAGCACGGGATCTTCTACGTGCAGGAACTCATCAACAAGCCCGGGCGCGACATCCGCGCGTTCGTGGTCGGCGGAACGTGCATCGGCGCGATCTACCGGACCAGCGAACACTGGATCACGAACACCGCGCGCGGCGCGAAGGCCAGCAACTGCCCGGTCACGCCCGAGATCGCCGACCTCGCCGGGAAGGCTGCCGCGGCCGTGCAGGGGCAGATCGTCGCCATCGACCTCGTGGAGGACCCCGGCGCGCAGAACGAGTGGGGTGGCCTGAAGATCATCGAGATCAACCACACCATGGAGTTCAAGAACTCGGTCGCTACGACCGGCGTGAACATCCCGCGCCGGATGGGCGAGTACGCGATCAGCCTGCTGTAA